GCCCTCGGCCTTCATGCCCTTCAGCACCGTGGCCAAGAAGCTGGCGGGATCGTTTCATACCATCCTGATCACGACTTCAACTCCGTGCGCCGTTTTGGGTATGTGCGCGATAATTTCACCAAACAATCCCTGATGGAAACACTGCCCGGCTCGCTCTCAATCGGCCATGTGCGCTATTCCACAGCAGGTTCCAAAGCCGCTGCCATCCGCGATGTGCAGCCCTTCTTTGGCGAGTTTTCCATGGGTGGCGCCGCGATTGCGCACAACGGCAACATCACAAACGCCGACGCTCTGCGCCGTGAGCTGATCGAACGCGGCAGCATCTTCCAGTCAAGCTCAGACTCAGAGTGCATTATTCATCTCATGGCCCGCAGCTTGCAGCGCAACATCCCCGAGCGGATGGAAGACGCGCTGCGCCGCGTCGAAGGCGCATTTTCCATCGTCGCCATGACCCGCACCAAGCTCATCGGCGTACGCGATCCGCTCGGTGTTCGCCCACTCGTCCTTGGCCAAATCGGCGAGGGCTGGGTTCTCAGCTCAGAAACCTGTGCTCTTGATATCATTGGCGCAACCTATGTGCGTGAAATCGAACCAGGCGAAATGGTCGTCATCACAGGCGAAAAAGTCGAGAGCAGCTTCCCGTTCCGCCGGCAAAAGCCACGGTTCTGTATCTTTGAGCATGTTTACTTCTCACGCCCTGACAGCATCATTGGTGGCCGCTCGGTCTATGAAACGCGCCGCCAAATCGGTGTAGAGCTGGCCCGCGAAGCCCCCGTCGAGGCCGATCTTGTCTGCCCTGTCCCGGATTCTGGGACACCTGCGGCCATCGGCTTTTCTCAAGAGAGCGGCATTCCCTACGCGATGGGCATCATCCGCAATCAATACATGGGCCGGACCTTTATCGAACCTACGGAAAGCATCCGCAATATGGGTGTGCGCCTCAAGCTCAACGTCAACCGCGCGCTCATTCAGGGCAAACGCGTGATCCTTGTCGATGACAGCGTTGTGCGCGGGACGACCAGCCGAAAGATCAAGGAGATGATCCTCGATGCCGGCGCCGCCGAGGTCCACTTCCGCATCGCATCCCCCCCGACAGCATGGCCCTGTTTTTACGGCGTTGACACACCACAACGCGAAAAGCTTCTCGCCGCAACAATGTCCGAGGAAGAAATGCGCGAGCATCTCGCTGTGGACAGCCTCAAATTTATCTCTCTAGACGGGCTTTACCGCGCCGTTGGCGAGGCCGAAGGCCGCAACAAGAGTTGTCCACAATATTGCGACGCCTGCTTCTCTGGTGAGTACCCTGTCGTGCCTGCAGACATGGTCTCAAAAGGCTTTGAGATGAAGGCCGCTGAGTAAAAATATCACTAAGAACGCCACGAAAGTTACTGATATGACAGATAAAATCGCCCTTATTACCGGCGCGTCTCGCGGGCTTGGAGCAGCCCTTGCCGAAGCCCTTTGCGAAACTCATCATATCGTCGCTGTCGGGCGCACAACAGGCGCTCTGGAAGAACTTGATGACCGCATCAAGGCCAAGGGCGGGCAAGCAACACTTGCGCCCATGGACATCACCAACACCGAGGCCATGGCGCAGCTCTGCCGCTCGATTTATGACCGCTGGGGCAGCGTGGATATCTGGGCACATACTGCAGCCCACACCGCCCCCCTTTCACCAGCCGATCACATGGACATGAAGGGCTGGGAAAAATCAATCAGCATCAACCTCACAGCGGCTGGGTTGTTGATCGGGTATGTTTCCCCCCTGCTCACACCAGACAGCAACGCGCTCTTCTTTGAAGACACACACGGCGGAGAGAAGTTTTTTGGCGCCTATGGCACAACCAAAACCGCTCAAATCGCGCTCGCCCGCAGCTGGCAGGCCGAGACCGTCAAAACAGGCCCCAAGGTTCACATCCTGAAGCCCAAGCCGCTGGCAACGGCCCTGCGTGCCCGCTTCTTCCCGGGCGAAGACCGCGCCCCCCTTGCGCCGCCTGCCACTGAGGCCGCACGCCTCCTTGCCGAATTGCGCAGCTAACCCCACACTTTTTCTTTCTAGAAATATCCTTGGGGGAGTTGCGGGGGGATTGATCCCCCTCAACAAGTCGGATTGCCCGCAGCGCAATTCGAAGGCTTTAAAAACTGTCGCATAAACGACTCTATTGCAAACCCCGCGCCAACGCCGCCTTGCTCTGTACGCGCCCCTCCTTTATTCAAAGAAAAAACAGTCAGGCGGCCCTATGCGTATTCTTCTCACCAATGACGACGGCATCAATGCCCCCGGCCTGAAATCGCTCGAAAAAATAGCGTGGGATCTGGCTGGCGCGAAGGGCGAAGTCTGGGTTGTCGCCCCTGCATTTGAGCAGTCAGGCGTTGGCCATTGCATCAGTTATACGCATCCGATGATGGTGCAGAAGATGGGCAAGCAGCGCTACGCTGCCGAAGGCTCTCCTGCCGATTGCGTTCTCGCAGCGCTGCATGACATCCTGCCCGAGCGGCCCGACCTTGTGCTGTCTGGCGTCAACCGCGGCAACAACTCTGCCGAAAATGCGCTCTATTCAGGCACACTTGGCGGCGCAATGGAAGCCGCGCTACAAGGCCTGCCTGCCGTAGCCCTGTCACAATACCTTGGGCCAGAGAACGTTGACATCGACAATCCGTTTGAAGCCGCTGAGGTCCATGGCGCAGCGCTTCTGCGCAAAATCCTCACAGCCGCGCCCAAAACAGAACAGGACTACCGCCTGTTTTACAACGTCAATTTCCCGCCCGTTCCCGCTGCTGGGGTCAAGGGCAGCCGCGTCGCCGTTCAAGGATTCCGCCAAGGTGTCACGTTCGGTGTAGAGCCGCACTTGTCACCGTCTGGCCGCCGCTTCCTCTGGATCAAAGGCCACGACCAGCGCGTGCCCTCCACGCCTGGCTCGGATGCGGACGTCAATCTAGACGGCTATATCTCCATCACGCCCATGCGTGCCGATCTGACGGCTCATGACATGCTGAGCCAGTTTGAAAGCCTCAACACATGACCGATCCCGCGCTGGACCTTCAAGAACAGAAAATGCAGTTCATCTACGCGCTGCGCTCCAAAGGGGTGATTGATCAGCGCGTGCTTGCCGCTATGGAGCGGATGGATCGCGGCCACTTCGTGCGCGGCACGTTTGAAGAGCGCGCCTACGAGGACACGCCCCTGCCCATCGCTTGTGGCCAGACCATTTCCCAGCCTTCGGTTGTGGGCCTGATGACTCAGGCGCTTGAGGTCGGCCCGCGCGACAAGGTGCTCGAGGTCGGCACCGGCTCAGGCTATCAAGCCGCAATCCTCAGCCTCTTGGCCCGCCGCGTCTATACGATCGAGCGCCACAGACGCCTCGTGCGCGAAACCCAAGCGCTGTTCCAGCGCCTTGATCTGACCAATGTGACAGCCATGGCGGGCGACGGTAGCTTCGGGCTGCCGGATCAAGCCCCCTTTGATCGCATAATCGTGACGGCCGCTGCAGAAGACCCTCCCGGCCCACTCTTGGCTCAGCTCAAAATTGGCGGTATCATGATCGTACCCGTCGGGCAGTCTGATGCGGTGCAAAGCCTGATCAAAGTCACACGGAACGACGACGGGTTTGATTATGAAGAACTGCGCCCTGTGCGCTTTGTGCCCCTGCTGGAGGGGCTCGGAAAAGAAGCCTGAGGTCTTCGCCCCAAGGGGCAGGCCGTGCAAGTAACAAAAGCTCTGGACACAAAGAGCAGGTGTGAGGATATCGAGATGACCAAAGGGTTCGCAATCAAATTTCTGGCCGCAAGCACAGCGCTTGCCTTGCTCGCAGGCTGCGATCGCCCACTGGACTTCGATCTGCGCGGCAAGCTTGGTTCAGGCGCTGATACCTCAGACGCCGCGCGCAGCGCCACGGCCGAGCGCCCTCGCCCCGATGACCGCGGGATCATCTCCTACCCCAATTACCAAGTGGCTGTGGCCCAACGAGGCGACACGCTCGCCACCCTCGCCAACCGCATCGGCGCAGACCCTGTCGCACTCGCCCGCTACAATGGTATCCAAACAGGCGATACCCTGCGTCCCGGCGAAATCATCGCCCTGCCAAGCCGCGTCGCTGAGCCCTCGCCAGCCACAGGCGCACTCACC
This genomic window from Lentibacter algarum contains:
- the purF gene encoding amidophosphoribosyltransferase codes for the protein MSSAKPFFAHPFDDDKLKEECGVFGVTGVTDAANFVALGLHALQHRGQEAGGIVSYHPDHDFNSVRRFGYVRDNFTKQSLMETLPGSLSIGHVRYSTAGSKAAAIRDVQPFFGEFSMGGAAIAHNGNITNADALRRELIERGSIFQSSSDSECIIHLMARSLQRNIPERMEDALRRVEGAFSIVAMTRTKLIGVRDPLGVRPLVLGQIGEGWVLSSETCALDIIGATYVREIEPGEMVVITGEKVESSFPFRRQKPRFCIFEHVYFSRPDSIIGGRSVYETRRQIGVELAREAPVEADLVCPVPDSGTPAAIGFSQESGIPYAMGIIRNQYMGRTFIEPTESIRNMGVRLKLNVNRALIQGKRVILVDDSVVRGTTSRKIKEMILDAGAAEVHFRIASPPTAWPCFYGVDTPQREKLLAATMSEEEMREHLAVDSLKFISLDGLYRAVGEAEGRNKSCPQYCDACFSGEYPVVPADMVSKGFEMKAAE
- a CDS encoding protein-L-isoaspartate(D-aspartate) O-methyltransferase, whose amino-acid sequence is MTDPALDLQEQKMQFIYALRSKGVIDQRVLAAMERMDRGHFVRGTFEERAYEDTPLPIACGQTISQPSVVGLMTQALEVGPRDKVLEVGTGSGYQAAILSLLARRVYTIERHRRLVRETQALFQRLDLTNVTAMAGDGSFGLPDQAPFDRIIVTAAAEDPPGPLLAQLKIGGIMIVPVGQSDAVQSLIKVTRNDDGFDYEELRPVRFVPLLEGLGKEA
- a CDS encoding SDR family oxidoreductase, yielding MTDKIALITGASRGLGAALAEALCETHHIVAVGRTTGALEELDDRIKAKGGQATLAPMDITNTEAMAQLCRSIYDRWGSVDIWAHTAAHTAPLSPADHMDMKGWEKSISINLTAAGLLIGYVSPLLTPDSNALFFEDTHGGEKFFGAYGTTKTAQIALARSWQAETVKTGPKVHILKPKPLATALRARFFPGEDRAPLAPPATEAARLLAELRS
- the surE gene encoding 5'/3'-nucleotidase SurE — translated: MRILLTNDDGINAPGLKSLEKIAWDLAGAKGEVWVVAPAFEQSGVGHCISYTHPMMVQKMGKQRYAAEGSPADCVLAALHDILPERPDLVLSGVNRGNNSAENALYSGTLGGAMEAALQGLPAVALSQYLGPENVDIDNPFEAAEVHGAALLRKILTAAPKTEQDYRLFYNVNFPPVPAAGVKGSRVAVQGFRQGVTFGVEPHLSPSGRRFLWIKGHDQRVPSTPGSDADVNLDGYISITPMRADLTAHDMLSQFESLNT